In the Bacillota bacterium LX-D genome, one interval contains:
- a CDS encoding DUF6485 family protein, with the protein MHLSRSRCQFHPQNYLKGCDPCIKKNLQNGEIPSCFFRLISDVLSSLKEFTLESFVKFYPETKKEH; encoded by the coding sequence TTGCACTTGTCAAGATCTAGATGCCAATTTCATCCTCAAAACTATCTTAAAGGCTGTGATCCCTGTATTAAAAAGAACTTGCAAAATGGTGAAATTCCAAGTTGTTTTTTTAGGTTAATTTCAGATGTTCTAAGCAGTCTAAAAGAATTCACTTTGGAAAGCTTTGTGAAATTTTACCCGGAAACCAAAAAAGAACATTAA
- a CDS encoding aspartyl-phosphate phosphatase Spo0E family protein: MTNLINKLREELNQLVLNGTPLTSPFVLKKSEELDKLVTAYYREKYNSTGLENKKTFIIAK, encoded by the coding sequence ATGACAAATCTTATTAATAAGCTAAGGGAAGAATTGAATCAACTTGTACTTAACGGAACACCTCTAACTAGTCCTTTCGTGCTAAAAAAGAGTGAGGAATTAGATAAACTTGTCACAGCTTATTATCGTGAAAAATATAATTCAACAGGTCTAGAAAATAAAAAAACATTTATAATAGCTAAGTAA